A genomic region of Raphanus sativus cultivar WK10039 chromosome 6, ASM80110v3, whole genome shotgun sequence contains the following coding sequences:
- the LOC108834329 gene encoding transcription factor HEC1 gives MDSDIMNMMQQMEKLPEFCNTNPFFIDHNNNNNTYPFLSNSNHNHPDSMTYEPGFRYGSGLLANPSSLSPTTAYSSVLQDKRNNSTNMAAMREMIFRIAVMQPIHIDPESVKPPKRRNVRISKDPQSVAARHRRERISERIRILQRLVPGGTKMDTASMLDEAIHYVKFLKKQVQSLEEQAVVNSGGGGRVLVGGGGVTGAVSGGGGGGVVMKGCGAIGTHQMVGNAQILR, from the coding sequence ATGGATTCTGACATAATGAACATGATGCAACAAATGGAGAAGCTTCCAGAGTTCTGTAACACAAACCCCTTTTTCATcgaccacaacaacaacaacaacacttaTCCTTTTCTGTCCAACTCAAACCATAACCATCCTGACTCAATGACCTATGAACCCGGTTTCCGGTACGGTTCCGGATTACTCGCCAacccttcttctctctctcccacCACAGCTTACTCTTCCGTTTTGCAAGACAAAAGAAACAATAGCACGAACATGGCAGCTATGCGAGAGATGATCTTTCGTATCGCCGTGATGCAACCGATACATATCGATCCTGAGTCAGTAAAGCCACCTAAGAGGAGGAACGTGAGGATCTCTAAAGATCCACAGAGTGTGGCTGCTAGGCACCGAAGGGAGAGGATAAGCGAGAGGATTCGGATTTTGCAACGGCTTGTTCCTGGTGGAACCAAGATGGATACAGCTTCCATGCTCGACGAAGCTATTCATTACGTGAAGTTTCTAAAGAAACAAGTGCAGTCCCTGGAGGAGCAAGCGGTGGTTAACAGCGGGGGAGGAGGTAGGGTTCTGGTCGGCGGTGGTGGAGTCACGGGGGCGGTGAGTGGTGGAGGCGGAGGAGGAGTGGTTATGAAAGGGTGTGGAGCGATAGGGACTCATCAGATGGTGGGCAATGCACAGATTCTTAGATGA
- the LOC130496326 gene encoding protein RALF-like 34: MAAPSLNLLLTIVSLLFISLPRFESLPENPSVVLLGDGLEWATSHGDAFDFESFEDAEEEDDDVGVAVADRRSLYWKRRRYYISYGALSANRVPCPPRSGRSYYTHNCFRARGPVHPYTRGCSSITRCRR, translated from the coding sequence ATGGCAGCTCCGTCTCTTAACCTCCTCCTTACCAttgtctctcttctcttcatttCACTCCCGAGATTTGAATCTCTCCCCGAAAACCCTTCCGTGGTTCTCCTAGGCGACGGACTCGAATGGGCGACCTCTCACGGCGACGCATTCGACTTTGAAAGCTTTGAAGATGCAGAAGAGGAAGATGACGACGTCGGTGTTGCTGTTGCAGATCGACGGTCATTGTACTGGAAGAGGAGGAGATACTACATCTCGTACGGTGCATTGTCAGCGAACAGAGTCCCGTGTCCTCCAAGATCTGGAAGATCTTACTACACTCACAACTGCTTCAGAGCTAGAGGTCCAGTTCATCCCTACACTCGAGGCTGCTCCTCCATCACTCGTTGCCGGAGGTAG
- the LOC130495534 gene encoding uncharacterized protein LOC130495534 — protein sequence MKVENGRSALFWHHNWAPQGCIEALKASSNSRLGIPHRATVASLCRNGNWCLPPARSEAAIELYVFLTTIQLTSNEDSYEWSLLGNKEGRYSTGSAYTYLKGEMDDQTWTKAIWFPRSIPRHSFHSWLVYLNRCPTRDRMIGWGLCVDPVCLLCNSQPESRDHLFYDCDFSFDLWTRVSTRCRLQPLRSWGLTVAHMESLSGNKATRLLTLLAWQATTYWLWNERNGRLHATGTRSVAVIFKAIDHQIRNKIQSFRETNPNLSSVMMQLWFATA from the coding sequence ATGAAGGTGGAAAACGGAAGATCGGCACTGTTCTGGCATCATAACTGGGCTCCTCAAGGCTGTATTGAAGCGCTAAAGGCATCCTCAAACTCGAGACTTGGTATCCCTCACAGAGCAACGGTGGCTTCGCTGTGTCGGAATGGTAACTGGTGCCTCCCACCTGCACGATCAGAAGCAGCCATTGAACTCTATGTTTTCCTCACAACAATTCAGCTGACATCAAATGAGGACTCATATGAATGGAGCCTCCTGGGAAATAAAGAAGGAAGATACTCAACTGGTTCAGCCTACACTTACTTGAAAGGTGAAATGGATGATCAAACTTGGACAAAGGCGATCTGGTTTCCAAGATCGATTCCACGCCACTCATTCCATTCTTGGCTCGTGTACTTGAATCGCTGCCCTACGCGTGACAGGATGATTGGTTGGGGACTATGTGTTGATCCGGTTTGTCTACTCTGCAACTCGCAACCGGAATCACGAGATCACTTGTTCTACGACTGTGACTTTAGTTTCGATCTATGGACCAGAGTCTCTACTCGATGCCGCCTTCAACCTTTGCGCTCATGGGGTCTTACTGTGGCACATATGGAGTCACTGAGTGGGAATAAAGCAACTCGATTGCTTACTCTCCTTGCGTGGCAGGCGACAACTTACTGGCTTTGGAATGAACGGAATGGAAGACTGCATGCAACTGGAACCCGTTCGGTGGCTGTGATCTTCAAGGCGATTGATCATCAAATCAGGAACAAGATCCAGAGCTTCAGAGAGACAAATCCTAATCTATCTTCTGTGATGATGCAACTCTGGTTTGCGACTGCCTAG
- the LOC130495535 gene encoding transcription factor HEC1-like, which translates to MDSDIMNMMQQMEKLPEFCNTNPFFIDHNNNNNTYPFLSNSNHNHPDSMTYEPGFRYGSGLLANPSSLSPTTAYSSVLQDKRNNSTNMAAMREMIFRIAVMQPIHIDPESVKPPKRRNVRISKDPQSVAARHRRERISERIRILQRLVPGGTKMDTASMLDEAIHYVKFLKKQVQSLEEQAVVNSGGGGRVLVNRDREQRDILVN; encoded by the coding sequence ATGGATTCTGACATAATGAACATGATGCAACAAATGGAGAAGCTTCCAGAGTTCTGTAACACAAACCCCTTTTTCATcgaccacaacaacaacaacaacacttaTCCTTTTCTGTCCAACTCAAACCATAACCATCCTGACTCAATGACCTATGAACCCGGTTTCCGGTACGGTTCCGGATTACTCGCCAacccttcttctctctctcccacCACAGCTTACTCTTCCGTTTTGCAAGACAAAAGAAACAATAGCACGAACATGGCAGCTATGCGAGAGATGATCTTTCGTATCGCCGTGATGCAACCGATACATATCGATCCTGAGTCAGTAAAGCCACCTAAGAGGAGGAACGTGAGGATCTCTAAAGATCCACAGAGTGTGGCTGCTAGGCACCGAAGGGAGAGGATAAGCGAGAGGATTCGGATTTTGCAACGGCTTGTTCCTGGTGGAACCAAGATGGATACAGCTTCCATGCTCGACGAAGCTATTCATTACGTGAAGTTTCTAAAGAAACAAGTGCAGTCCCTGGAGGAGCAAGCGGTGGTTAACAGCGGGGGAGGAGGTAGGGTTCTGGTTAATAGAGatcgagagcaaagagataTTTTGGTAAACTGA